Proteins encoded within one genomic window of Paramisgurnus dabryanus chromosome 11, PD_genome_1.1, whole genome shotgun sequence:
- the LOC135753324 gene encoding uncharacterized protein, producing the protein MSTLIITIGAERFGIKVPKAQNIARPNRRETKISQLRKELKALNRQYKRASEEEKPALTELRDILRQKLISLRRAERHRRRGRERARKRMAFIANPFSFVKQLLGQKRSGTLQCPKEEVNQYLSDKYSDSRREENLPTCRELPTPPEPSFQFNIKEPTLAEVRDIVRTARTSAAPGPSGVPYKVYKYCPRLLERLWRLIRVVWRRGKVAQQWRHAEGIWIPKEENANDITQFRTISLLSVEGKIFFKILSNRLSEYLMRNSYIDTSVQKGGVPGMPGCLEHTGVITQLIREARENRGDLAVLWLDLADAYGSIPHKLVTTALSIHHIPEKITELIRDYYSSFSLRFTSGTVTSAGHRLEKGIITGCTISVVLFALAMSMLVKAAEVECRGPLSRSGIRQPPIRAYMDDLTVTSTSVTGCRWLLRGLERITAWARMMFKPAKSRSLVLRKGRVEDKHRFYVDGVIIPTVSEKPVKSLGKIFDSTLKDKVAVEAAHRELKSWLSAVDKSGLPGKFKAWIYQHGILPRLLWPLLIYEVPVSLVEGFERNISQYLRRWLGLPKSLSSIALYGHNNRLQLPFTGLTEEFKVTRAREVLLYRDSADNRVATAGITVRTGRKWRAQEAVDQAEARLRHSVLVGSVAVGRAGLGSHTRPRYDKAQGRERRQMVQREIRAEVEEERLSKTVAMRQQGAWVNWDHAAVRRITWTELWKSEPARLKFLIQSVYDVLPSPSNLHTWGLAETPACPLCPALGSLEHILSCCPKALGEGRYTWRHNQVLKVVADTICTTIQESKHLVPVKHNISFVRAGEKPQGVRKASTGLLATARDWKLHADLGRQLKFPEHIARTSQRPDLVLTSDSTKQVVLMELTVPWEDRMEEAFERKKAKYLELVQACRESGWRARCEPIEVGCRGFLSQSVHRAFRLLGIRGLRERRATKNISEAAEKASRWLWIKRGEVWSSTLPGHKPGPDQPWLGRPGEGV; encoded by the coding sequence ATGAGTACACTAATCATCACCATAGGCGCAGAGAGATTTGGCATCAAAGTACCGAAGGCTCAGAACATCGCTAGACCAAACCGGAGAGAGACCAAGATCTCCCAGCTCAGGAAAGAGCTGAAGGCCCTAAACCGTCAGTATAAGAGAGCAAGCGAGGAGGAAAAGCCAGCTCTGACAGAGCTCAGAGACATCCTGAGGCAGAAACTGATCTCTCTACGGCGGGCTGagaggcacaggaggagaggcaGAGAGAGAGCTCGCAAACGAATGGCCTTCATTGCAAATCCCTTTAGCTTTGTTAAGCAGCTGCTGGGGCAGAAACGGAGTGGGACCCTGCAATGCCCAAAGGAGGAGGTCAATCAGTACCTCAGTGATAAGTACAGTGACAGCAGGAGAGAGGAGAATCTGCCCACCTGCAGAGAGTTACCCACACCACCAGAACCCTCTTTCCAGTTTAACATCAAGGAGCCCACTTTGGCAGAGGTCAGGGACATCGTGCGAACTGCACGTACCAGCGCAGCTCCGGGACCAAGTGGAGTGCCATATAAAGTCTATAAGTATTGCCCGAGACTCTTGGAGAGGCTGTGGAGACTCATCAGGGTAGTGTGGCGAAGAGGGAAGGTGGCCCAGCAATGGCGTCATGCAGAGGGTATTTGGATACCAAAGGAGGAGAATGCAAATGACATCACGCAGTTCCGCACCATCTCTCTACTCAGTGTGGAAGGCAAAATCTTTTTCAAGATTCTTTCCAACAGGTTATCTGAGTATCTCATGAGGAATTCCTACATAGACACCTCAGTGCAGAAGGGCGGAGTCCCAGGTATGCCGGGCTGTTTGGAACATACAGGAGTGATCACCCAATTGATCCGGGAGGCGAGGGAAAATCGAGGAGACCTAGCAGTCCTCTGGCTTGACCTAGCCGACGCCTATGGATCAATTCCACACAAGCTGGTGACAACAGCTCTGTCGATACACCATATTCCTGAGAAGATTACAGAACTCATAAGGGACTACTACAGTAGTTTCAGCCTGAGATTCACCTCTGGAACAGTAACATCTGCGGGCCACCGCTTAGAGAAGGGCATTATCACCGGCTGCACCATATCAGTGGTATTATTTGCCCTAGCGATGAGCATGTTGGTCAAGGCTGCTGAGGTGGAATGCAGGGGCCCCCTGTCCAGATCCGGCATTCGCCAACCACCAATTCGAGCCTACATGGATGATCTGACGGTCACATCAACATCAGTGACAGGGTGTAGGTGGCTCCTCCGCGGTCTGGAAAGGATTACGGCATGGGCAAGAATGATGTTCAAGCCAGCCAAGTCCAGATCCTTGGTCCTGAGGAAGGGGAGAGTGGAGGACAAACACCGCTTTTACGTGGATGGAGTCATTATTCCAACAGTGTCAGAGAAGCCCGTGAAGAGCTTAGGGAAGATCTTCGACAGCACCCTGAAGGACAAGGTAGCGGTAGAGGCAGCCCACAGGGAGCTGAAGTCTTGGCTATCAGCGGTGGACAAGTCCGGCCTTCCAGGGAAGTTCAAGGCATGGATATACCAGCATGGTATCCTGCCACGTCTCCTGTGGCCACTTCTGATTTATGAAGTCCCAGTTTCACTTGTGGAGGGCTTTGAACGTAACATCAGCCAATACCTGCGTAGATGGCTGGGTCTGCCGAAGAGCCTGAGCAGCATTGCTCTGTATGGGCACAACAACAGGTTGCAGCTGCCTTTCACTGGCCTGACCGAGGAGTTTAAAGTCACAAGAGCCAGGGAGGTGTTGCTGTACAGAGACTCTGCTGACAACAGAGTCGCTACCGCTGGCATCACAGTCAGAACCGGGAGGAAATGGCGAGCACAAGAAGCAGTCGACCAGGCAGAGGCGAGACTGAGACATAGCGTCTTAGTTGGCTCTGTGGCAGTGGGAAGAGCTGGTCTAGGTAGTCACACTAGACCACGGTACGACAAAGCCCAAGGACGAGAGAGACGCCAGATGGTGCAGAGAGAGATTCGTGCTGAGGTGGAGGAGGAGCGCCTAAGTAAGACTGTGGCAATGCGCCAACAAGGGGCCTGGGTCAATTGGGATCATGCGGCTGTCAGGAGGATCACCTGGACAGAACTATGGAAGTCTGAACCCGCAAGACTTAAGTTCCTGATTCAGTCGGTGTATGATGTCCTCCCAAGTCCATCTAACCTACATACCTGGGGCCTAGCAGAAACACCAGCATGCCCCCTGTGCCCGGCTCTTGGTTCCTTGGAGCACATCCTGAGTTGCTGCCCTAAAGCACTAGGAGAGGGGAGGTACACGTGGCGCCATAACCAGGTGCTGAAGGTAGTAGCGGACACCATTTGCACCACAATCCAGGAGTCTAAACACCTAGTCCCAGTGAAGCACAACATCTCCTTTGTTAGGGCAGGGGAGAAACCTCAGGGAGTGCGTAAGGCCTCAACTGGACTGCTAGCCACGGCCCGAGATTGGAAGCTGCATGCTGACCTGGGGAGGCAGTTAAAGTTTCCAGAGCACATAGCAAGGACGTCACAGAGGCCAGACCTGGTCTTAACATCTGACTCAACAAAGCAAGTTGTGCTAATGGAGCTTACTGTCCCCTGGGAGGATAGGATGGAGGAGGCTTTCGAAAGGAAGAAGGCCAAATATCTGGAGTTGGTTCAAGCATGCAGAGAGAGTGGATGGAGGGCCCGCTGTGAGCCAATTGAAGTGGGCTGCAGGGGCTTTCTAAGTCAATCTGTGCATCGGGCTTTCAGGCTCCTTGGCATTAGAGGGTTGCGTGAAAGAAGAGCCACTAAAAACATCAGTGAGGCTGCCGAAAAAGCCTCAAGGTGGTTGTGGATCAAAAGGGGAGAAGTATGGAGTAGCACGCTGCCTGGACACAAACCAGGGCCTGATCAACCCTGGTTGGGTCGCCCAGGTGAGGGTGTATGA